One genomic window of Gossypium hirsutum isolate 1008001.06 chromosome D11, Gossypium_hirsutum_v2.1, whole genome shotgun sequence includes the following:
- the LOC107912129 gene encoding malate dehydrogenase, chloroplastic produces the protein MAAPSTATFLSFRSQGNALPQTRPSAVRFGSRYSLVSFSGLKEVTSVNCETESSFIGKESSTALRGSFALKARKANRGSRSGLQLVASYKVAILGAAGGIGQPLALLIKMSPLVSALNLYDIANVKGVAADLSHCNTPSQVLDFTGASELGDCLKGANVVVIPAGVPRKPGMTRDDLFNINANIVMTLVEAVADNCPDAFIHIISNPVNSTVPIAAEVLKQKGVYNPKKLFGVTTLDVVRANTFVAQKKNLKLIDVDVPVIGGHAGITILPLLSKTKPTVRFTDEEVEQLTVRIQNAGTEVVEAKAGAGSATLSMAYAAARFVESSLRALDGDGDVYECSFVQSDLTNLPFFASRIKLGRNGVEALIPSDLIGLSEYEDKTLEALKPELKASIKKGIAFVQKQPVTA, from the coding sequence ATGGCAGCACCATCCACAGCTACCTTCTTGTCGTTCCGAAGCCAGGGGAATGCACTGCCACAAACAAGGCCTTCGGCCGTAAGGTTTGGCTCCCGATATTCACTTGTGAGTTTCAGTGGCCTCAAGGAGGTGACATCTGTGAACTGTGAGACGGAATCCTCCTTCATCGGCAAGGAAAGCAGTACAGCTCTTAGAGGCTCTTTTGCGCTGAAAGCACGGAAAGCAAACCGGGGGTCTCGTTCTGGCTTACAGCTGGTGGCGTCGTACAAGGTGGCTATACTTGGAGCTGCAGGAGGGATAGGTCAGCCATTGGCACTTCTAATCAAGATGTCTCCGCTAGTTTCGGCACTGAACCTCTACGATATAGCGAATGTGAAGGGAGTTGCTGCTGATCTCAGTCACTGCAATACTCCTTCTCAAGTTCTGGATTTCACCGGTGCTTCGGAATTAGGAGATTGTTTGAAAGGTGCAAATGTAGTGGTTATTCCTGCCGGAGTTCCCCGAAAGCCTGGTATGACTCGTGATGACCTCTTCAACATCAACGCCAACATTGTGATGACCTTGGTTGAGGCTGTTGCTGATAACTGTCCCGATGCCTTCATTCATATTATTAGCAATCCAGTTAACTCCACGGTACCAATCGCTGCTGAAGTTCTGAAGCAGAAGGGTGTTTACAATCCGAAGAAGCTTTTTGGTGTTACCACATTGGATGTTGTTCGAGCTAACACATTCGTTGCTCAGAAGAAAAACCTCAAACTCATCGATGTGGATGTTCCGGTCATAGGGGGACACGCTGGTATCACCATTTTACCGCTGCTGTCAAAGACGAAACCCACTGTTAGATTTACTGATGAAGAAGTGGAGCAACTAACTGTCAGAATTCAAAATGCCGGGACAGAGGTTGTGGAGGCAAAAGCAGGTGCAGGGTCTGCCACCCTGTCCATGGCCTATGCAGCCGCGAGATTTGTCGAATCATCCCTTCGCGCTTTGGATGGAGATGGAGACGTCTACGAGTGCTCTTTCGTACAATCCGATCTGACCAATCTTCCATTCTTTGCATCTAGGATCAAGCTCGGAAGGAATGGGGTTGAGGCACTTATTCCATCTGACCTCATAGGGTTATCCGAGTACGAAGATAAGACATTGGAAGCTCTTAAGCCAGAATTAAAGGCCAGCATCAAGAAGGGAATTGCATTCGTGCAGAAGCAACCAGTTACAGCTTAA
- the LOC121202960 gene encoding protein EMBRYO DEFECTIVE 514, whose amino-acid sequence MAEKEVSAEPVETNPPTEDMNPETQVPPSPIFDDSVDAGLAYNGGSKSKRQREEDGGESDEVSKKQKAESSVDDEIIEKNSVPSVSSRVRLGPKEFGSSVEMFDYFYNLLHYWATHLNLNKYEHMVLLELLKKGHEEPDKKIGKGIKGFQVRIHPVWKSKCFFVIKDDDTFDDFSFRKCVDHILPLPDEMKQHDTNKASNGSRGGKGSGRGRGKRR is encoded by the exons ATGGCAGAGAAAGAGGTATCGGCGGAGCCTGTCGAGACCAATCCACCAACCGAAGACATGAATCCCGAAACCCAAGTCCCGCCCTCCCCGATTTTCGATGACAGCGTCGACGCTGGGTTGGCCTACAACGGCGGCTCGAAATCGAAGCGCCAGAGAGAAGAAGACGGCGGAGAAAGCGACGAGGTATCCAAGAAACAGAAGGCGGAGTCGTCCGTCGACGATGAAATCATCGAGAAAAACTCAGTGCCCTCAGTTTCGAGTCGGGTCCGGCTTGGCCCGAAGGAATTCGGGTCGTCCGTGGAGATGTTtgattatttttacaatttgctTCATTATTGGGCTACTCATCTCAACCTTAATAAG TACGAACACATGGTGCTGCTTGAATTGCTTAAAAAAGGTCACGAAGAGCCTGATAAGAAGATTGGTAAAGGGATCAAAGGTTTCCAAGTTCGAATCCATCCGGTGTGGAAAAGTAAATGTTTCTTTGTCATCAAGGACGACGATACCTTCGATGATTTTAGCTTTCGGAAGTGTGTCGATCATATACTTCCCCTGCCGGATGAGATGAAACAACATGATACAAACAAGGCATCCAATGGCAGTCGCGGTGGAAAAGGCAGTGGTCGAGGCCGTGGAAAGAGGCGGTGA
- the LOC107912128 gene encoding GDSL esterase/lipase At1g74460: protein MKFEIALSLLLVVLVGITIIQGCNGKAVQFIFGDSLSDNGNNNRLSMTLAKANLPYYGIDFGNGLPNGRFTNGRTVADIIGDSTGLPRPPAFLDPSINEDVILENGVNYASGGGGILNETGTYFIQRLSLWKQIELFHGTTESITKKLGKQASDEFFQEARYVVALGSNDFINNYLMPVYRDSWTYNDETFVEYLMETLEKQLLVLHKLGARKLMVFGLGPMGCIPLQRVLSTTGKCRDRANKLALSFNKAANNLLISLEPKLTNASFKFGDAYDVVDDVIRNPYKYGFTNADSPCCSLGRIRPALTCTPASTLCGDRTKYVFWDEYHPSDSANELIAKELIKKFGFTGVGSPSPAPESDIAPSPSN from the exons atgaagtTTGAGATAGCACTGAGTTTACTACTTGTGGTTCTTGTCGGAATCACCATCATTCAAGGTTGTAATGGCAAGGCCGTACAATTCATTTTCGGAGATTCCTTGTCCGATAACGGTAACAACAATCGCCTTTCGATGACATTGGCTAAGGCAAACTTGCCTTATTACGGCATTGATTTTGGCAATGGTCTGCCTAATGGAAGGTTCACTAATGGCCGAACCGTTGCTGATATAATAG GTGACAGCACAGGTCTCCCAAGGCCACCAGCTTTCTTGGATCCATCTATAAATGAGGATGTTATATTGGAAAATGGGGTAAATTATGCCTCTGGGGGTGGTGGGATTTTGAATGAAACAGGAACTTACTTT ATTCAAAGGTTGTCACTTTGGAAACAAATTGAACTATTTCATGGGACAACTGAATCGATAACAAAGAAACTTGGGAAACAAGCAAGCgatgaattctttcaagaagCTCGTTATGTGGTTGCTTTAGGGAGCAATGATTTCATTAACAATTACTTAATGCCAGTTTACAGAGATTCTTGGACATACAATGATGAAACTTTTGTCGAATACTTGATGGAAACACTTGAAAAACAACTCCTG gtGTTGCACAAGTTAGGAGCAAGGAAGTTAATGGTGTTTGGTTTAGGACCAATGGGTTGCATACCACTACAAAGGGTCTTAAGTACAACAGGAAAGTGCCGAGACAGAGCAAATAAGTTAGCTCTTAGTTTCAATAAAGCTGCAAACAACTTATTAATCAGTTTGGAACCTAAACTTACCAATGCTAGCTTCAAGTTTGGTGATGCTTATGATGTTGTAGATGATGTGATTCGTAATCCCTACAAATATG GATTTACTAATGCTGATTCGCCATGCTGTTCGTTGGGGAGGATTCGACCAGCGCTTACATGTACACCGGCATCAACATTATGTGGAGATAGAACTAAATATGTGTTTTGGGACGAGTATCATCCATCGGACAGTGCCAATGAACTTATTGCTAAAGagcttataaaaaaatttggattTACAGGAGTCGGTTCTCCTTCTCCAGCTCCAGAATCCGACATTGCTCCTTCTCCatctaattaa